The proteins below are encoded in one region of Streptomyces roseirectus:
- a CDS encoding pyrroloquinoline quinone biosynthesis peptide chaperone PqqD, producing MTWRPALSPYARVRDCPVRKRTLLIVPERIVVLSAEAAAVVALCDGSRTVPEITAAFGGADGITEFLDDVKERGWLR from the coding sequence ATGACCTGGCGCCCCGCCCTCAGCCCGTACGCCCGCGTGCGTGACTGCCCCGTGCGGAAACGGACGCTGCTGATCGTCCCGGAGCGGATCGTCGTCCTCAGCGCCGAGGCCGCCGCCGTCGTCGCCCTGTGCGACGGCTCCCGGACCGTGCCCGAGATCACCGCCGCGTTCGGCGGGGCCGACGGCATCACCGAGTTCCTGGACGACGTGAAGGAGCGCGGATGGCTGCGCTGA
- the pqqE gene encoding pyrroloquinoline quinone biosynthesis protein PqqE: MAALNPPWAMLAELTHGCPLRCPYCSNPTELVRAADELTTEDWLRVFTEAARLGVAHAHLSGGEPLLRRDLTELVAGAADAGIYAQLVTSGLGLTKGRLAELTAAGLPSVQLSVQGADAVTSERIAGRRSFAAKERAAALIRDAGLPLGLNVVLHRHNLDGLDAILQLAVDWGAVRVELANTQFYGWGLRNRAALMPSREQLARAQRVVEAWRGRTGMELIWVVPDYFDGVAKPCMGGWGAISLTVAPDGRVLPCPAAYDLPLDAPSVHEHSLDWIWSHSPAFNAYRGTGWMPDPCRTCARKDADFGGCRCQAFALTGDAARTDPACALSPDHGLVTSLTGARGGEFVYRGYGNRPNARDRARVGAVDPAVRD; this comes from the coding sequence ATGGCTGCGCTGAACCCGCCCTGGGCGATGCTCGCCGAACTCACCCACGGCTGCCCGCTGCGCTGCCCCTACTGCTCCAACCCCACCGAACTCGTCCGCGCTGCCGACGAGTTGACCACCGAGGACTGGCTGCGCGTGTTCACCGAGGCAGCCCGCCTCGGCGTCGCCCACGCCCACCTCTCCGGCGGCGAACCCCTGCTGCGCCGCGACCTCACCGAGCTGGTCGCGGGCGCCGCCGACGCCGGGATCTACGCCCAACTCGTCACCAGCGGACTGGGGTTGACGAAGGGCCGGCTCGCCGAACTGACGGCGGCCGGGCTGCCCAGCGTCCAGCTGTCCGTGCAGGGCGCGGACGCCGTGACCTCCGAACGCATCGCCGGGCGGCGGTCGTTCGCCGCGAAGGAGCGGGCCGCCGCGCTGATCCGGGACGCGGGACTGCCGCTCGGCCTCAACGTCGTCCTGCACCGGCACAACCTCGACGGCCTCGACGCGATCCTCCAACTCGCCGTCGACTGGGGCGCCGTACGCGTCGAACTCGCCAACACCCAGTTCTACGGCTGGGGGTTGCGCAACCGGGCCGCGCTCATGCCGAGCCGGGAGCAACTGGCCCGCGCGCAAAGGGTGGTGGAGGCGTGGCGGGGGCGGACCGGCATGGAGCTGATCTGGGTCGTGCCGGACTACTTCGACGGGGTGGCGAAACCCTGCATGGGCGGCTGGGGCGCGATCTCCCTGACCGTCGCCCCCGACGGACGGGTCCTGCCCTGCCCCGCCGCCTACGACCTCCCCCTCGACGCGCCCAGCGTCCACGAGCACTCCCTTGACTGGATCTGGTCGCACTCACCCGCGTTCAACGCCTACCGGGGCACCGGCTGGATGCCCGACCCCTGCCGCACCTGCGCCCGCAAGGACGCCGACTTCGGCGGCTGCCGGTGCCAGGCGTTCGCACTCACCGGGGACGCGGCACGCACCGACCCGGCGTGCGCCCTGTCGCCGGACCACGGCCTCGTCACCTCCCTCACGGGGGCGCGGGGCGGGGAGTTCGTCTACCGGGGCTACGGAAATCGTCCAAACGCGCGGGACAGGGCTAGGGTCGGTGCGGTGGACCCAGCGGTACGCGACTGA
- a CDS encoding TetR/AcrR family transcriptional regulator, translating to MTRGRPERKQRANGVESRRRILDAAVEIAGERGYEGTSIAAVSAKCGLPASSIYWHFKDKDDLIAAVIERSFETWLAAVRLPGEDEGTPLERVTLMAANVARSLVEAPDFLRLGLMLALEHRPVQPSGRTVFLHAREIAHQRVADVVRTFFPTLDETAVRTVTTYAVAGSDGLFVQREIGGESVDLVALLELHARTVYGLAEGMSGGGEGGA from the coding sequence ATGACCCGGGGGAGACCCGAGCGCAAGCAACGTGCCAACGGCGTCGAGTCGCGGCGGCGGATCCTCGACGCCGCCGTGGAGATCGCGGGGGAGCGGGGGTACGAGGGGACGTCGATCGCGGCGGTCAGCGCCAAGTGCGGGCTGCCCGCCAGCTCGATCTACTGGCACTTCAAGGACAAGGACGACCTGATCGCGGCCGTCATCGAGCGCAGCTTCGAGACCTGGCTCGCCGCCGTCCGGCTGCCCGGCGAGGACGAGGGGACACCGCTGGAGCGGGTGACCCTCATGGCCGCGAACGTCGCCCGCTCCCTCGTCGAGGCGCCCGACTTCCTCCGGCTCGGCCTCATGCTCGCCCTGGAGCACCGACCCGTCCAGCCCAGCGGACGCACGGTCTTCCTCCACGCCCGCGAGATCGCCCACCAACGGGTCGCCGATGTCGTCCGCACCTTCTTCCCCACGCTGGACGAGACGGCCGTACGGACCGTGACGACGTACGCCGTCGCCGGGTCCGACGGGCTGTTCGTGCAGCGGGAGATCGGCGGGGAGAGCGTGGACCTGGTCGCGCTGCTGGAGCTGCACGCGCGGACGGTGTACGGGCTGGCGGAGGGGATGTCGGGAGGGGGCGAGGGGGGAGCGTAG
- a CDS encoding maltokinase N-terminal cap-like domain-containing protein — MSIIHRTTLKPTKPELLTPWLPTRPWYRGGGAPQLAKAGGFRLDDPRGEVGIEFFVATDAQSPTDGQDATDAQGPADAQGPHAYLFPLTYRGAELPGADHALVGTLEHGVLGRRWVYDGVHDPVLTSTLTAFLAGRVEAQAQSTNDTVDEEIAHACTAEAPLLTGAVTVTDTPDGTTLTTPDGPAVHFHRLLTTAPTTPPPHALGHITGAWTDLTGHRVRGVFAVIEQRD, encoded by the coding sequence ATGTCGATCATCCACCGCACCACGCTCAAGCCGACCAAGCCGGAGCTGCTGACCCCCTGGCTCCCCACCCGCCCCTGGTACCGGGGCGGCGGCGCGCCACAGCTCGCCAAGGCGGGCGGGTTCCGGCTCGACGACCCGCGGGGCGAGGTCGGCATCGAGTTCTTCGTCGCGACCGACGCACAGAGCCCGACCGACGGGCAGGACGCGACCGACGCGCAGGGGCCGGCCGACGCGCAGGGGCCGCACGCCTACCTGTTCCCCCTCACCTACCGCGGCGCCGAACTCCCCGGCGCGGACCACGCTCTCGTCGGCACGCTGGAGCACGGCGTCCTGGGCCGCCGCTGGGTCTACGACGGCGTCCACGACCCGGTCCTCACCAGTACGCTCACCGCGTTCCTCGCGGGCCGCGTCGAGGCGCAGGCGCAGAGCACCAACGACACCGTGGACGAGGAGATCGCCCACGCCTGCACCGCCGAAGCCCCCCTCCTGACCGGCGCGGTCACCGTCACCGACACCCCCGACGGCACCACCCTCACCACCCCCGACGGCCCCGCCGTCCACTTCCACCGCCTCCTCACCACCGCCCCCACCACCCCTCCCCCACACGCCCTCGGCCACATCACCGGCGCCTGGACCGACCTGACCGGCCACCGGGTACGCGGCGTGTTCGCGGTGATCGAGCAGCGGGACTGA
- the bla gene encoding class A beta-lactamase: MARPNTNSLKRRTLLTSAAAAALTAGVASSAHAAGTPGASGAFRALEDEYAARLGVFAHDTATGRTLTYRADELFPICSVFKTLAAGAVLREGVDLDRRIHYTLDDVTASGYGPVTAEHVATGMTVSELCAATVSHSDNAAGNLLLRELGGPTSITRFARTLGDPVTRLDRWEPDLNSAEPWRETDTTSPRAIARTYARLILGTALPSGARTLLTSWLVANTTNTARFRAGLPADWTLADKTGGGTAYGVANDVGVVWPPGRPPLVIAVLSTKHAAEGPREDAVVARAAKAVADELG, encoded by the coding sequence ATGGCACGACCGAACACGAACAGCCTGAAACGTCGCACCCTGCTGACGTCGGCAGCCGCGGCGGCCCTGACGGCGGGCGTGGCGTCCTCGGCCCACGCCGCCGGCACGCCGGGCGCGTCCGGCGCCTTCCGCGCCCTGGAGGACGAGTACGCCGCCCGGCTCGGCGTCTTCGCCCACGACACCGCCACCGGACGGACGCTGACGTACCGCGCCGACGAACTCTTCCCGATCTGCTCGGTGTTCAAGACGCTCGCGGCGGGCGCGGTCCTCCGCGAGGGCGTGGACCTGGACCGCCGGATCCACTACACCCTGGACGACGTCACCGCGTCCGGCTACGGCCCGGTCACCGCCGAGCACGTCGCCACCGGCATGACCGTCTCGGAACTCTGCGCGGCTACCGTCTCCCACAGCGACAACGCCGCCGGCAACCTCCTCCTGCGCGAACTTGGCGGCCCCACCTCGATCACCCGTTTCGCCCGCACCCTCGGCGACCCGGTGACCCGCCTGGACCGCTGGGAGCCCGACCTCAACTCGGCGGAACCCTGGCGCGAGACGGACACGACGTCGCCCCGGGCGATCGCCCGCACGTACGCGCGCCTGATCCTCGGCACCGCCCTCCCGTCCGGCGCCCGCACCCTCCTGACCTCCTGGCTCGTCGCCAACACCACCAACACCGCCCGCTTCCGCGCCGGCCTGCCCGCCGACTGGACCCTCGCCGACAAGACGGGCGGCGGCACCGCCTACGGCGTCGCCAACGACGTGGGCGTGGTCTGGCCGCCCGGCCGCCCGCCCCTGGTGATCGCGGTCCTGTCGACGAAGCACGCGGCGGAGGGCCCGAGGGAGGACGCGGTGGTCGCGCGGGCGGCGAAGGCCGTGGCGGACGAGCTGGGCTGA
- a CDS encoding alpha-N-arabinofuranosidase yields MPNATVVVNLDIEGPAISRHLYGHFAEHLGRCVYGGFWVGEDSEIPNEGGIRLDVVEALRALNIPNLRWPGGCFADEYHWRDGVGPREERPRMVNTHWGNVEENNHFGTHEFMALCELLGAEPYISGNVGSGTVREMSEWVEYLTRDGDSPMVRLRKANGREEPWKVTYWGIGNETWGCGGNMRAEYSADLARQYATYCRDHGENKLYRIASGASDADYKWTETLMRQISCFGCDATPRNFFQGVSVHYYTLAGPWEAKGSSTDFDTDTYYRTMLAARRIDDILTGHSTVMDIYDRGRTVGLILDEWGTWWDVEPGTNPGFLFQQNTMRDALVASTHFDIFHKHAARLHMANIAQTVNVLQAMILTDGDQLVLTPTYHVFEMNKDHQDAASLAVHLKADEARRTVGDAELITVSASASVKNGKVLVSLSNLDADEPAEVTLDLRGGTLGDPVARLLTAGRVQDHNAPEAPETVTPRPFDGVKPVDGGLTLTLPPHSFLTLQAPLR; encoded by the coding sequence GTGCCCAACGCCACCGTGGTCGTCAACCTCGACATCGAGGGCCCGGCGATCAGCCGTCACCTCTACGGTCACTTCGCCGAGCACCTGGGCCGGTGCGTCTACGGCGGGTTCTGGGTGGGAGAGGACTCGGAGATCCCGAACGAGGGCGGGATCCGGCTCGACGTCGTGGAGGCGCTGCGCGCGCTGAACATCCCCAACCTGCGCTGGCCCGGCGGCTGCTTCGCGGACGAGTACCACTGGCGGGACGGCGTGGGGCCGCGCGAGGAGCGGCCCCGGATGGTCAACACGCACTGGGGGAACGTCGAGGAGAACAACCACTTCGGCACCCACGAGTTCATGGCGCTGTGCGAACTGCTGGGCGCGGAACCGTACATCAGCGGCAACGTGGGCAGCGGCACCGTACGGGAGATGAGCGAGTGGGTCGAGTACCTGACCCGCGACGGCGACAGCCCGATGGTGCGGCTGCGCAAGGCCAACGGCCGCGAGGAACCCTGGAAGGTGACGTACTGGGGCATCGGCAACGAGACCTGGGGCTGCGGCGGCAACATGCGCGCCGAGTACTCCGCCGACCTGGCCCGCCAGTACGCCACCTACTGCCGCGACCACGGCGAGAACAAGCTGTACCGGATCGCCTCCGGCGCCTCGGACGCCGACTACAAGTGGACCGAGACGCTGATGCGGCAGATCAGCTGTTTCGGATGTGACGCGACACCCAGGAACTTCTTCCAGGGCGTGTCCGTTCACTACTACACACTCGCCGGACCCTGGGAGGCGAAAGGCAGCTCGACCGACTTCGACACCGACACCTACTACCGCACGATGCTCGCGGCCCGCCGCATCGACGACATCCTCACCGGACACTCCACCGTCATGGACATCTACGACCGTGGCCGCACGGTCGGCCTGATCCTCGACGAATGGGGCACCTGGTGGGACGTCGAACCCGGCACCAACCCGGGCTTCCTCTTCCAGCAGAACACCATGCGCGACGCGCTCGTTGCCAGCACGCACTTTGACATCTTCCACAAGCACGCGGCCCGCCTCCACATGGCGAACATCGCCCAGACGGTCAACGTCCTCCAGGCGATGATCCTCACCGACGGCGACCAGCTGGTCCTCACCCCCACGTACCACGTGTTCGAGATGAACAAGGACCACCAGGACGCCGCCTCACTCGCAGTCCACCTCAAGGCCGACGAGGCCCGGCGCACGGTCGGCGACGCGGAACTCATCACCGTCTCCGCCTCCGCCAGCGTCAAGAACGGCAAGGTCCTCGTCTCCCTCTCCAACCTCGACGCCGACGAACCGGCCGAGGTCACCCTCGACCTGCGGGGAGGCACCCTCGGAGACCCGGTCGCCCGGCTCCTGACGGCGGGCCGGGTCCAGGACCACAACGCCCCCGAGGCACCCGAGACCGTCACACCGCGCCCGTTCGACGGGGTGAAGCCGGTGGACGGCGGCCTGACCCTCACGCTGCCCCCGCACTCCTTCCTCACCCTCCAGGCCCCGCTGCGCTGA
- a CDS encoding LacI family DNA-binding transcriptional regulator, whose translation MAKAAGVSAMTVSNVINGHPNVRRTTREKVLEAMARLDYRVNVAARNLRKGRTGTIGLAVPEVNSPYYSRLAAGVIAAAARRGLRVGIEQTGATRESELDALSLSRNRLYDGLLLSAVGLGQTDAERLAPDQPVVVLGDRITGGPVDHVGMPNLEASRAAVTHLVERGCRRIALVCGAVDEVDTSSLRLAGYRQALTDAGLPHDPELVREVSRFTLAEGARCARDMVTSGLDPDGVFCVTDTLATGVLRGLADTGVPVPGRVKVIGFDNIAESAYLVPSLSSVDPDHDAMAEHAVALLAARIDQDEPPPRYEEFVSGFTLVIRESTGGP comes from the coding sequence GTGGCGAAGGCGGCCGGGGTCTCGGCGATGACCGTCTCCAACGTCATCAACGGCCACCCCAACGTGCGGCGGACGACACGGGAGAAGGTCCTGGAGGCGATGGCCCGGCTCGACTACCGGGTCAACGTCGCCGCCCGCAACCTCCGCAAGGGCCGCACCGGCACCATCGGCCTCGCCGTGCCCGAGGTGAACAGCCCCTACTACAGCCGCCTCGCCGCCGGCGTCATCGCCGCGGCGGCCCGGCGCGGCCTGCGCGTCGGCATCGAACAGACCGGAGCCACCCGGGAGAGCGAACTCGACGCCCTCTCCCTGTCCCGCAACCGGCTCTACGACGGCCTCCTGCTCAGCGCCGTCGGCCTCGGCCAGACCGACGCCGAACGCCTCGCCCCGGACCAGCCGGTGGTGGTCCTCGGCGACCGCATCACCGGCGGCCCCGTCGACCACGTCGGGATGCCCAACCTGGAGGCGTCCCGGGCCGCCGTGACCCATCTGGTGGAACGCGGCTGCCGGCGCATCGCGCTGGTGTGCGGCGCGGTCGACGAGGTCGACACCTCCAGCCTGCGCCTCGCCGGCTACCGGCAGGCCCTCACCGACGCGGGCCTGCCGCACGACCCCGAACTCGTCCGCGAGGTCAGCCGGTTCACGCTCGCCGAGGGCGCCCGGTGCGCGCGCGACATGGTCACGTCCGGCCTCGACCCCGACGGAGTGTTCTGCGTGACCGACACCCTCGCCACGGGCGTCCTGCGCGGCCTCGCCGACACCGGCGTCCCCGTGCCCGGCCGGGTCAAGGTCATCGGGTTCGACAACATCGCCGAGAGCGCCTACCTCGTCCCGTCCCTGTCCAGCGTCGACCCCGACCACGACGCGATGGCAGAACACGCCGTCGCCCTCCTGGCCGCCCGCATCGACCAGGACGAACCACCGCCCCGGTACGAGGAGTTCGTGAGCGGCTTCACGCTCGTGATCCGCGAGTCGACCGGAGGTCCGTGA
- a CDS encoding CbtB domain-containing protein has product MAQHVAQPTTATAPLKLPLKAIAPWAVFFGVLMLVLLYFVGAEQGATSLLSGEEVHEWVHDARHLLGFPCH; this is encoded by the coding sequence ATGGCGCAGCACGTCGCCCAGCCGACCACCGCCACCGCCCCCCTCAAGCTGCCGTTGAAGGCGATCGCCCCTTGGGCGGTCTTCTTCGGCGTCCTCATGCTGGTTCTGCTGTACTTCGTCGGCGCCGAACAGGGCGCCACCTCGCTGCTGTCCGGCGAGGAAGTCCACGAGTGGGTGCACGACGCCCGCCACCTGCTCGGCTTCCCCTGCCACTGA
- a CDS encoding CbtA family protein, translated as MDSTTVRNLLVRGMLAGLAAGVLALIVAYVLGEPSVDKAIGFEEAQAQAHAQAHAHEHGHEVELVSRSLQSTAGLATGILVYGVAFGGIAALAYCFALGRVGRFSPRATALLLSGCALLAVYVVPFLKYPANPPAVGDGDTIGKRTTLYFLMLVLSVLLAVGATILGRRLAPGLGTWWASVAAVGAFIAVTGLAFAFLPSVNEVPADFPADVLWRFRVSALAIQATLWAGFGLVFGELAHRLLEPRPAARRTAVTV; from the coding sequence ATGGATTCCACGACCGTACGGAACCTCCTCGTGCGGGGCATGCTCGCCGGTCTCGCGGCCGGCGTGCTCGCCCTGATCGTCGCCTACGTCCTCGGCGAACCGTCCGTCGACAAGGCGATCGGCTTCGAGGAGGCCCAGGCCCAAGCGCACGCCCAGGCCCATGCCCACGAGCACGGACACGAGGTCGAACTCGTCTCCCGCTCCCTCCAGTCCACCGCCGGCCTCGCCACCGGCATCCTCGTCTACGGCGTCGCCTTCGGCGGCATCGCGGCCCTCGCCTACTGCTTCGCGCTCGGCAGGGTGGGCCGCTTCAGCCCTCGGGCGACCGCGCTGCTGCTGTCCGGGTGCGCGCTGCTCGCCGTCTACGTCGTCCCGTTCCTCAAGTACCCCGCCAACCCGCCCGCCGTCGGCGACGGCGACACCATCGGCAAGCGCACCACCCTGTACTTCCTGATGCTGGTGCTGAGCGTCCTGCTCGCGGTCGGAGCCACGATCCTCGGCCGGCGGCTCGCGCCGGGGCTGGGCACCTGGTGGGCGAGCGTGGCCGCCGTCGGCGCGTTCATCGCCGTGACCGGGCTGGCGTTCGCGTTCCTGCCGTCCGTCAACGAGGTGCCCGCCGACTTCCCGGCCGACGTGCTGTGGCGGTTCCGGGTCTCCGCGCTCGCCATCCAGGCGACGCTGTGGGCCGGATTCGGGCTCGTCTTCGGGGAGTTGGCGCACCGGCTCCTGGAACCGAGGCCGGCGGCACGGCGGACCGCCGTCACCGTCTGA
- a CDS encoding MFS transporter, which produces MTTTATKPPTADTAQRRILRVLVASQILSGLGLAAGVTVGALLAQDMLGSTTLAGLPSTLLTGGAALTAVTVGRVSQRRGRRPGLVLGYLAGVLGAAGVIAAAVLDSPALLFTAMFVYGAGSATNLQARYAGADLAAPGQRARAVSTVLVATTLGGVAGPNLTAPTGEFAERLGIPNLAGPFLLSGAAYALAAAVLAVSLRPDPLLLARERVTHPPDGATPAPRERGEGSVVLGALVMVVTQLVMVAVMTMTPVHMHDHGHGTTASGLVIALHIAAMYLPSILTGRLTDRHGPLRTAGASALTLLAAAVLAATAPASSVPLLALALALLGLGWNLGLVSGTAVITDAIPLATRAKTQGLVDVSISLAGATGGLTSGLVVSAAGYPELALTSGVLALGLLPVIAATAYSAHRARRSTSGRE; this is translated from the coding sequence ATGACGACCACCGCGACGAAGCCCCCCACCGCCGACACCGCCCAACGCCGCATCCTGCGCGTCCTGGTCGCCTCCCAGATCCTCAGCGGCCTGGGCCTGGCCGCCGGCGTCACCGTCGGCGCCCTCCTCGCCCAGGACATGCTCGGCTCCACCACCCTCGCCGGCCTGCCCAGCACCCTCCTCACCGGGGGTGCCGCGCTCACCGCCGTCACCGTCGGCCGCGTCTCCCAGCGCCGGGGCCGCCGTCCCGGTCTCGTCCTCGGCTACCTCGCGGGCGTGCTCGGCGCGGCGGGCGTCATCGCCGCCGCCGTCCTGGACAGCCCCGCCCTGCTGTTCACCGCGATGTTCGTGTACGGGGCGGGCTCGGCGACCAACCTCCAGGCGCGGTACGCCGGAGCGGACCTCGCGGCGCCGGGGCAGCGGGCCCGCGCGGTGTCCACCGTCCTCGTCGCCACCACCCTCGGCGGCGTGGCCGGCCCCAACCTGACCGCGCCCACAGGGGAGTTCGCCGAACGCCTCGGCATCCCGAACCTCGCCGGGCCCTTCCTCCTGTCGGGCGCCGCCTACGCGCTCGCGGCGGCCGTCCTCGCCGTCAGTCTGCGCCCCGACCCGCTGCTGCTGGCCCGCGAACGGGTCACGCACCCACCGGACGGCGCCACGCCCGCGCCCCGCGAGAGAGGCGAAGGCAGCGTCGTCCTCGGCGCGTTGGTCATGGTCGTCACGCAGCTCGTCATGGTCGCCGTCATGACGATGACACCGGTCCACATGCACGACCACGGGCACGGCACGACCGCCTCCGGGCTGGTCATCGCCCTGCACATCGCCGCCATGTACCTCCCCTCGATCCTGACCGGCCGTCTCACCGACCGCCACGGACCCCTGCGCACGGCCGGCGCCTCCGCGCTCACCCTGCTGGCCGCCGCCGTCCTCGCCGCCACCGCCCCCGCGTCGTCGGTCCCCCTCCTCGCGCTCGCCCTGGCGCTCCTCGGCCTGGGCTGGAACCTGGGCCTCGTCTCCGGCACCGCCGTCATCACCGACGCGATCCCCCTGGCGACCCGCGCGAAGACGCAGGGCCTCGTGGACGTCTCCATCTCGCTGGCCGGCGCCACCGGCGGCCTGACCTCCGGCCTTGTGGTGAGCGCGGCGGGCTACCCCGAACTGGCCCTGACGTCAGGGGTGCTGGCCCTGGGCCTGCTTCCGGTGATCGCGGCGACGGCGTACTCGGCCCACCGGGCTAGGCGCTCAACCAGTGGTCGGGAGTGA